One Streptococcus sp. zg-86 DNA window includes the following coding sequences:
- a CDS encoding rhodanese-like domain-containing protein — protein sequence MKKSASIFLALVLLLGFVGYEQFQPKAPPKENQLIKTQLRGGGGMEARINWSKASQDAQIYQIRFEQVRAAVMNGAKCYDVRSFIEYQLGHVDIAEPLPLSTLEKQEFPSLIHDVPIYLYGSDGVSSAQAARSLRDQGFRYVYDLGSLEQIKVIGARLKEWWE from the coding sequence ATGAAGAAATCAGCTAGTATCTTCTTAGCCCTAGTCCTTTTGCTAGGTTTTGTTGGATATGAACAGTTTCAGCCAAAAGCTCCTCCCAAGGAGAATCAGCTGATTAAGACGCAGTTGAGGGGAGGGGGAGGAATGGAAGCAAGAATCAACTGGTCCAAAGCTAGCCAAGATGCGCAGATCTATCAGATTCGTTTTGAACAGGTGCGTGCTGCTGTTATGAATGGTGCTAAGTGTTACGATGTCCGCTCTTTTATCGAATACCAACTCGGTCATGTTGACATTGCAGAACCCCTTCCTTTATCGACTCTAGAAAAGCAGGAATTTCCAAGTCTTATCCATGATGTGCCTATTTATCTTTATGGTTCGGATGGTGTGTCTTCGGCTCAAGCAGCTAGATCTTTGCGTGACCAAGGATTTCGATATGTTTATGATCTTGGCAGCCTTGAACAAATCAAGGTGATTGGCGCTAGATTAAAGGAATGGTGGGAATAA